In Sesamum indicum cultivar Zhongzhi No. 13 unplaced genomic scaffold, S_indicum_v1.0 scaffold00124, whole genome shotgun sequence, the DNA window agcagcataaatatatatacagtgatgattatatatttattgtttatgtcattgattgttttttatggcattttatgcatatttttatatcgCCAATTATtgttagtgataatttttagaaaatatttgtcacCACTGAAATTATAGAACTctttatgataaaatacaaaaaaaaaatacttaatttgttttcaagttaatattctctattttacttcaaaatttcttaacATACAACAATGAGCAGTATTTTACGTTATCTGCATTTTACATCgcatatataatgtatttattttaatattatttgataatatctCAACACGTCTCGTCCAACATATAACATCCACAGATcgatattatatatgtactgATCTTTGGACTGATTAGGTTAACAAGAATGCAGtacaaataatattgacaAGTACAagctgtatatatatatcacttcaaatttattaaaaacataatagAACATAGGTACGGATGTTCTTGGAAGTAAATACAGATACAGTTCATAAGGTCCCACAACTGTCTAAAGCTGTAAAGTATCTTAGTACATGATGATCATCATCAGGCGCTCAGCTGCggattatttaataatattacacacACTGCATGCAGAAATCAGATTCTCTTCATttgtcttatttattattagtatatatagtGGTGCACTTGGATCTCTTGATTATGACAGGCGGTCTTCTCTCAGTACTGCATGAAAAAGAGTAGCAAAACTAGCTTAGTGACAGTGAATTCAATGAGTGAACACAAGGAAAAGGTACACTTGCTGTACTTGAAAGCATGCATCAGTGTTAAGGGATGATTAACAGGTTAAGTTACCGTCTTTTTCAGTGTCTCGCACTCGCACTCGCACTCGCACTCGAACTCGCCCTCGCTGCTGCTTCCATTCTCACTGCTGCAGCCACTAAGCTTCTTTTCCCTCTGCTTCATCAGCTTCTTGTGTTCATGTGACTTTTGCAAGCTTTGCCCTCCGTTATTCGTAGTGTATCCGTTCAGACCTCCATGAGCAGCACCAGTCGAGTAATTGGCTGTATGTTTATACCCGTAACCGTGGGCAGAGTGTCCATGGCCATGACTGTGAGCAGAGTGTCCATGGCCATGGCCTTGGCCTTGACCTTGAGCACAGTATCCATTATGTGCAGTGTGTCCTTGACCTTGAGCATAGTATCCGTTATGTGCAGCATGTCCGTGATGGTCATTATGGTGGAAAATCTTGGTGGCGGAATGGGCCAACTCCTTCACTATGCCAGTGAGAGAATGTTCATGATGAATGGGTTTGGGCTTGTCATGGCATGCATAAGTTGCGGTGGTCTTTTGGTAATAGTTTGTGGGCTGGGCACAGGGGTTGGTTTGCTCACAAGGCTTGAGGCACTTTTCAGAGGCCATGACAATTGAAAGTTCTGAAGTTGAAGTATAAGACTTGGAGCTGTTTTGGTTGAGATGGGCAGGttttgagtgtgtgtgtgtatatatatagtgagaTTGGGTAGTGGGGTTGTGGGATTCTGGTGGTCACTTTGTGTTAAATCATACTTTGAATCTCCATTTGATTTGAGGCCAGATCGAAAGCACATATTCCATTTTTGGGCACGCATAGcaattattttgtcatatttcaatttctttgacTAGCACGTGCAATTTTGAAttctgaattttgaaaaaaatttgtacttaaatcaaatttgaatggatctaaaccaattatataatacatgtATCAAGTAATgagttattttttctgaactttatatatcaatcacacCGTAAGTGTATTGCATTTATCGTATAAATGATTCAAAGTTCGGCTAAATGCAATTTGAGTTGAAATTTCCCCATTTGAGGAACTAGGTCCTGCTCATCAAATATGCTATAAGCCTTTACTATCTGTTCAGGTTTTTCCTAGAACGAAGTGGATAAGGAAACAAAAATCGGAGAAGCTGGATATCTCCAGGAAGGAACAACCATATGCCCATCAGAAATAGCAGAAGGAAACAACTGAAGGATTACCCCAAATGGTTTCCAGTTGTTCAATTCAATACAATTCATTCAGTTCACTATTTCAGCATATATGGAAGAACTTAAAGTTATCAACTTCTGCAACATCTCAAACAGTAAATCCTTCGTGTGCACAGCTGCTCTAAAGTAAAGATGCTGACAAGATAAGGACATTCTATCAAGCATGGAGTCCTAGAATATTTACTTTGTCTCTCGGGGAAAAGGAGAtgcaaagtataaaaatagcGGGAAATGAAGTCATCCCACTACCgtatttaatacatttaagCTATACCTGCCccttcacacacacatacccatgggaaaaatggaaaaaggaaaaatgaagaaacaaGAATCACCGTAGCTCGGAATGCGATGGATGATTTCATGTAACATATACATGGTGATGCAAAACATGAACATTAAAGATAGCACTAAGGCCCAAAGATCAGAATAAAGAGAGCACAGATGTGAAGGAAAATATGAATATCATGCATAATGAACAccagaaaatgtcagcagagcAGAGTAACACACTTTGACAACTAGAAAGAGCTCAGAATAAGACCCCTTTCACAATCAAGATTGAAAAATCCAGTGGACaggaaggaaaaagagaacACATTATGAATTGCACTTGTTACAGATGTTATCATGAGTGACTTTCATGAATACCTAGATGTAGTATTACCCACATCACAAGcaattataatgatatttGCTGCCAAGGCACCTTGACctcaaaatttgaactttcctttgtaaaaaggagaaaaagggTAAACAAAATTTACGAGTTAAaacattatcttttcttttctaatgtTTGTGGAAACTAGTAAACGATCTATCTATATGACTAACCTGGTTCCTTTTTCTGTCATGCCTAACAAACTGGACATCCAAAAATGAACTACCAGTCATATATTGTCATAGGAAGGGCCAATGATAgacattaatttatgaaaaaaaaaaaaagtggctGAATAATGTTACACTAAGATTGGAACTGTTAATGAACTCTACTCATAATTTGAGAGAGACAAATTAAGCAATCAAAAGAAGCTGCAAGACAATAGACTAACACAAATAACAGTAGAACTCATAATTCTCAAGATACAACACATGTATTAAAACAAGATGTATactaataaatacattaaattagTCAAGCGTAAAACATGCACTTTACTTATCCTTCCAAAATGACTACAGGTGGAGGATTTCCAGActttcttcctcctcttcttctttacGTTCGTCCCGGTTCATGCGTCTTCTCTTTGAACCGCGCTTCCTCGCCATTTTTCGTCTAGCCTCGAATGCTACACAGAGAAAGAGACACTCTTCGCTTCCAGATTTCCCCCAAAACTAGAACCCAATTCGAAACCCTAGTTTGCTTTACAGaggatgatttaattttcgCGCCAAAGAAGTTTGTGTAAATCTTAAAAGGAAATTCTtaaaatcccaaaaaaaaaaaaaaacaggaaaggaaaggaaaagatTATATTGAAGAGCTCGTGCAGTAAACGGGAATTTATGCCCTTCCACAAAATGAATTATTGGGCCTGACTCGGGtcctattaaataaaaattgggcTGATCCATTCTCAAAGAATTCTCTACCAGATTCTTGGTCCAGTTCTAACTTTGATAGCATGTTAGAACGACTGCTgtcgttaatcaaaattagtaATGTAtagcatattttatatacgtgcaatttttataaatatcatttaatataaaaattattacttaataaaatatttataaaaattattacttaataaaatgtataaaaaaaaaccatcCCTATTTATCCATCAGAATTGTGAACGTTACTTATACAAACCacttatatgttttaaaaaattacatatatacccTCAAGAAACGTTAATATCATTagataaactatttttattttttaactgttaataacaatttctgtaattaaaaaaaattagatatatatgaataaattatcgaTGAGgaatgtaaatttaattatgggTAATTTTAATGGTGAAGATGATGAGTTGACCTTTGGGATAATATAGTTAACCTCTGTGTTTCTTGTAAGTAGGTGGCAGATGCGAGCaatgaatataaaaagatgCAAGTATATGGGCAAGACGGTGCGTGAATTTAAATAAGGTGCAGTTAGGACAGGACAGGAGGGGCACACACCACACGAGCAAACCTTGGTACAGAAATACGATATACCCTTACACACGTGTGTCATCTGCCTGCTCAATCCACactttaattaacttatttgcTAATCACATTAATTAAGCTTTTTCACCCCCTGCCATGGTAAATTCAGTAGATCTGCTTTCCACACATTATTCAATACAcaatgtatatacatatatatatatatatatatatatattcaatcatcctccatatatatatccaacCAACAAACCCGGATTTACGTATATTAATGTGGGCATATgtctacttttataataattttttatttttttgttttgtttgaatGTACGTATTTGTTGTTTTGAAGTATCAATGTATCGTATTggtgtttaaatttaaatatattgaataatgtactgaatcatataaaaagttattggTAGATTAATTTTCTTCCTACCCTAACAAATATCCCCTTGTGACAACTCATTTTGAAGAAGTATTTGTtcggatatttgtaatttcaagaagatatttataatttttcaaacaacaacggaatatttataattatagcaaatctCAATCTAatctgttgtaatttatccttaaattaattaatcttaaagAGACTTGTATATAAGTAGTTGGTAACAACATGCATAAAGAGAGTGACCTAAACACCCcactatgtatatatataaaaatacatacatacatatccaacatgaaaaaatttaactcGGATTGAGTTTAGCCAAATATGAATCAATAACAGGcaagtataatatactttcatatgattgatatacagttcaaagaaaatgattaatcgcataacaagtatattaaatttgttatacgaattaattaaatttgatttgaataaaaagaaattctaaaAGTACAGAGGGCACTGGGAGCGAAAAGATTGAGGAAAGTGGCAACATCACACTTGAGCCATACAATGTGGAAACAATAAAAGAGTGGGGACTccagaaaaacaagaaaaatacaaggaaTTCTGtgtaagaaaaacaaagagagcTTTGATGTGAAGCACTGCATACGAAGTGGCTAAGAGTAGTATACTGCAAAGGgacccccacccccccaatGACAGACAGCCTTTGTGTTTCAAACTTTGTACAGAAATGGAAACAGTGTAAGTGAATATATGTATGTCGTATTCTGCTTTGTAACCGTAACTAGATAAAGTGGGAATTCTTGAATGCCAGATGAAAATGTATCACATCAACAACGCACTACTCACCCATACACACCTACCAATTTTTGGAGgaatctaattattttattgactacatttgtaattttgtacttgcatttgtgtttttttaatttgattttcggAGTATGATGTATAACTTTGAAAGAGATTAATGATTTCTTGTTTAGTAATAGACGGGGTCGTGTATTCGATcgattttctattataaattgattttaaatatataaattaaggcattaattttgaatatacgGGGTGcacattttatacatataaaatattttttgaaatatatgaGTTAcgttaattttatactttacaTTAACCCATTTTTggaattaatagaatttgagAGGACAACTAAGAAAAGGGAAAGgacaaaaaacacacacacatcNNNNNNNNNNNNNNNNNNNCACAAAGGCGACGGatttaaaataagaacaattaattaacatttcCAATACTATATCCCAAGagataaaacaaataatatttaacacCATTCATGCTCAAAATAATAAGCAATCGCTCATACAACAATTCCTCCATTTACCCAATCTTTTTGCCCAgcattttctttagttttccttttttcagaaattaattaattgcgaCGGATGATTCCAAGTTGCAATCCGTCGCTACTAAGTTTTCTCCCCCAGCAGCATCGATCATCAAGcaagttcttgatttttctccaCGATTCTCACTTCTTCTGCAGATCTAAGCACATTGGCCTAAACCAAACCAAAAACCCATCAAAATTGGCATCAAATGCGTGTATCTGTTGTGTGAGAGATGTAATTAAAGCTTTTCGTCAACGAATAAAAATACGTCCAGACAAACATACCTGATCATCAGTAATCTCGACAGCAAAACCGTCGACAATGACCAAAGAGAGAGTCTTCCTGTAAGTTCCCGCCTGCAGGTTCTTGGCCAAAACCTCCTCGTGTTTCCTACTCAAGTACAAATCCAGCTCGTGCGCCCCTCTCTTTGTTctgatacacacacacacacacacacagaaaaaaaaaaaaaaaaaaaaaaaggaacagGGAATCATTCACACACAGTACACACACTCATCCgtaaaaacacacacactacaAAGAAATTAAGTCATACTTGTTAGATCGAAGGCGCTCGTATTCGGGATCATAGTTCATGAACACAAAATGTAGCTCAGGTCTTGTGCCATCCATCACaatttcctcttttttcttttttccccgGATATATTTAGGAAGTTGAAAACCTAGTAAGACAGGCTCAAATGTGTTTGCCGCTCTATGAGGAATGGAGGAGGCAACCCCAGCAAGCATAGGTGACTATTTATGCATATTACCAGCTGGCTCACCCATAcattattacactttttcctttttcgattttatttcaaaaaaggGATACATTGAATATGTATAGACGTGCGTAAATTGAATGGAGTATTAgagtgtatttttatttttattttttcatatgttaagaatgaaaaatgatatatattatatagttttctctttatatatttttaactttaatatttaaattaggcCGGCACGTAATAATGATACTGAGTGTAGAATATGGATTTGTACGTATAAAGTAAGAAATTGGGCCTTATTTAGAATAGAAAATACTgtagaataaaatacatatacggGATTGGATCATGCTTGAGGAAGTACCATGATTCTAACTCGAAGTTTCTTGCCTCCCTAGGGTTTCGTAAACTTAAATTAGAATATTACTAAACACGCTTATGGAAGAAAAAGTCAACAcccaatcaaaatttaataggattaattagtaaaatatatgtaatatcgtcgatatataataatatttagcacgcatatattaaataattttgatttactttCCGTCGAACCAAAATTTCAACTAAATGTTTCAACTTCATATACAATTAGCAAGATTCAATTTTGAGAATCATATATATCCGAGAGTTTAAAGTTGAACTgatcgaaaaaaaataaaacttttacaattgtacttatcaaaaaattatattattaattagatacttactatgtatatatacgacattttcaataaatgaaaaaataaatgtgtgtGTCATTTGGGGtgggtcaaaatattatttgttttggtaAGGTTGATGGGGCCAAATTAAACGTATGTTTAAACCAAGCAAATGATCTGTAGCTGCATATATGCCTACACCATACCGGTCATTAGTCATACCGCCTTTTACAATAATCTATTGGTCGAGACATGTGTGTgggcttaattattttttattataaaaagaaagaaaaattatataaataatattttttttaaatacattaacaCATTTGTGTCAAGTGTGGTtgacatgaaaaatattttttttagaaaaataaaggtcATCCACAACTCGACCTCGTGGTTGCTATCCACGACCTCGAGTCGTGGATGTGGTCCATAACTCAAGTCTTGAATGCCAACCACGgctcgattttttttaaagtatatgtatattacaattaaaattattaattataaatttaaacattataattacaagCAAATTggtacaaatattataataaaaatacaaatattaaaatattcgTCCATCCAATAATTGCGTCTATGATATTGACGTTGaggtatttttatttcctcCCTCGTATTTTGCTCATTTTGTTTATCATTATCTTCACCACCACAATTGATATGCAACTGACTTGATGATGCTGCAGAACTAGACTTCACATTATCACGATATTCACTAAATGATGGAAATGGAATTGGTGAAATGCTATGTCTTGGTGCATATGATTGATTAATCTAATATCAAGATCAAGATCTATATGTGGAAAATAAGCTTCTGCATGGCTGTATATATAGGGTCGATCGAAACCAATCATCTTGTGGCGGGTGAAGTACGTAGTAATCTTGACACGTATGCACTATATAAGGACCAACTATATCCACCCCAATATTATCATGTTCAACTGAACCAATAGATTTTCAGCTAGAATTTCTCCTTTGCCTGTGGCCAGTATGTGGTGGGAGCATTATCAATTGACTTGCAATTTGTTGTGGCTGATGTGTTAGGGCTTTcttgataatttatattccGTTTGCAAATCGGTCTACCAACTAGCGATACCCTTCAATATCTAACGGTGtaaattgacaaattattTCAAGGGTATTTACTACTTCTCTCTAAAgaatgtagaaaaataatgaatcttaatgtaaaaaaaagtctttaaaataaaatatgtgatattatataacataccACAATTTGCAATATAAGTTCATCTCCAAGTTGGTATCCACTTTCTACACGCCTGTCGGTAGACAACGACACGAAATGACGTGTTATATTATTGTACCATTCACAATCCATGTATTGTATGTATAAGTTAGATCCACGACTCGAAATCGTGGATAACAACCACGACTcagatttatttttcttaaaaaagaatgTGTCAAGTTGTGGACAATATCCACAATTTGAGAcaaattcattataatatataaaaaaaaaatatattattttttataataaataaataattaaaccgATATGTGTGTATTGACGGCCGTTGGCGCCATAAGATGCTTCCCATTGattaatataagttatttatagatatatactaattaatatgctaatattaaatattgtatatatacatgtaaacaaaatattttttctagttataGAATAATGTGTTTTATGCAGTAAAATCAACTGATTGAATGTtctattttacattttattaaaaagatttacATGGCTTGTGATTTAATTAGTAtcgtgttttatttttttatgagttttatattttttttcgtaAAAAAGCGACTCTTTAGAGAGATGAGGCTTGGGGGTATAAGTCGTTCAGACTTATCATTTGCTATTAATGTGGAAGTGTTGgctacatcaatttttttatttcatttaatatatttgtgtacaattttatctttaaataaaataaaaatatatgacatGAACTTTTGACGCTGATACATTAAAATGGAATATACATAAATGGTATAAATCACGCAAATAAGCCACCATCACAGTCCTGCACATGAACCTGCAAACACATTGACCAAAGACCATAATTGACAATCCATCGTCTTACctaattcttttcaaattaatgtatgctaaatatatatattttttaataaatttgaaatctatgatctattattaaagtagaaatATCCCATATATTAGTAAGGTTTGAACCCACGATCTTCAAGTAATGACGTCTCAACTTCGCCAATTGTGCCgtatacttaattatatatccaaaGCAGTAATTACATGATTGCaacaatatttcaataaattgaaacCCATCAgttcaatcaatacatcaataattaaaaataataaaataaattacaataaaatcatataaaatgagataaatttaaatacacaTGAACCAAAGGGACTTGAACCCATAATCTCAAATTTGTTCATGGGACCTCAACCTTAACAACTAAGCTAAGACATCATGAATATATGTGGAccgaaaaaatgcaatttaccccctgtgaCATTAAAGATGAGCAAAAAATCATGTGAAAAgaaatagcaaattatcctctgtgttttttaaaaatgaagcaaattatcccaCTATTTAAACCATtgataaggggataatttgctccaTTTTCCTAAATACAGTAGagtaatttgttaattattttttacagaatttttttccctcatttcataattaattgcatCTAACCCTATATGGACCAATTGAGAAGACTGAAAATGtgaattatcaattattttaagtattgCAACATAAGTCCAACTCagaaataacttaaaatttttataatttataactttaaCACTTATTGAtgaacatttaataaaaattgcgTAATTAAAAATCTATCGAAACGATCATCTAATGAACCGAGTGGaatattgtaaaaagaaattgtactcgtttttaattattcatactAGCAATTGAGCACGCCCAATTTGGGTACTGCAAGATGTGAAAAAAGTTTATACTtctgtaaaagaaaaaatattaattaaaatctctatctttttcaaattttagttgttgacaattttgaattaaaagtcgagtaaaagtaaaagtattatattaatataataattatagaacATTAAATTCCAATTATCAAATCGAGCATATATTGTTTAATCCTGTTTATAGAGTGATAGTATGTGGATGGTTACTCTCActacaaaaatgaattaactTAAGTTTTAATCacacatttaattaatatttgttataattatttgctaCAATTTTTCATTGTAACTCATTAATAACAGTTAATAATCGTTGcaattgttattaattagtattcgtCGAATTTGTAActtaaaaaatgcatttcaTCTTAGTGTCTGCACgaaagttttaattttcttttactagttacagatatattttaatga includes these proteins:
- the LOC105179129 gene encoding uncharacterized protein LOC105179129 codes for the protein MLAGVASSIPHRAANTFEPVLLGFQLPKYIRGKKKKEEIVMDGTRPELHFVFMNYDPEYERLRSNKTKRGAHELDLYLSRKHEEVLAKNLQAGTYRKTLSLVIVDGFAVEITDDQANVLRSAEEVRIVEKNQELA
- the LOC105179128 gene encoding uncharacterized protein LOC105179128; the encoded protein is MASEKCLKPCEQTNPCAQPTNYYQKTTATYACHDKPKPIHHEHSLTGIVKELAHSATKIFHHNDHHGHAAHNGYYAQGQGHTAHNGYCAQGQGQGHGHGHSAHSHGHGHSAHGYGYKHTANYSTGAAHGGLNGYTTNNGGQSLQKSHEHKKLMKQREKKLSGCSSENGSSSEGEFECECECECETLKKTY